The proteins below come from a single Streptomyces sp. M92 genomic window:
- a CDS encoding IucA/IucC family protein → MSLADTVAHLSPERWEQANRLLIRKALAEFTHERLFTPERSADGTYVVRSDDGETEYRFTATVRALDHWQVDAGSITRHRDGTELPLAALDFFIELKESLGLSEEILPVYLEEISSTLSGTCYKLTKPKVTSAELARGDDFQAVETGMTEGHPCFVANNGRLGFGIHEYLSYAPETASPVRLVWLAAHRSRAAFTAGVGIEYESFVRGELGGATVDRFHGVLRERGLDPADYLLIPVHPWQWWNKLTVTFAAEVARGHLVCLGEGDDEYLAQQSIRTFFNTSHPGKHYVKTALSVLNMGFMRGLSAAYMEATPAINDWLAQLIEGDPVLKSTGLSIIRERAAVGYRHLEYEQATDRYSPYRKMLAALWRESPVPSLRDGETLATMASLVHVDHEGASFAGALIERSGLAPTEWLRHYLRAYFVPLLHSFYAYDLVYMPHGENVILVLKDGVVRRAVYKDIAEEIAVMDPDAVLPPAVSRIAVEVPDDKKLLSIFTDVFDCFFRFLAANLAEEGILDEDGFWRTVAEVTREYQESVPELADKFDRYDMFAPEFALSCLNRLQLRDNRQMVDLADPSGALQLIGSLKNPIAGL, encoded by the coding sequence ATGAGCCTCGCCGACACGGTCGCCCACCTCTCCCCCGAGCGCTGGGAGCAGGCCAACCGCCTGCTGATCCGCAAGGCGCTGGCCGAGTTCACGCACGAGCGGCTGTTCACGCCGGAGCGGTCCGCTGACGGCACGTACGTCGTCCGCTCCGACGACGGCGAGACGGAGTACCGCTTCACCGCCACCGTCCGTGCCCTGGACCACTGGCAGGTGGACGCCGGCTCGATCACCCGCCACCGCGACGGCACCGAGCTGCCGCTCGCCGCGCTGGACTTCTTCATCGAGCTGAAGGAGTCCCTGGGCCTGAGCGAGGAGATCCTGCCGGTCTACCTGGAGGAGATCTCCTCCACCCTCTCCGGCACCTGCTACAAGCTCACCAAGCCGAAGGTGACCTCCGCCGAGCTGGCCCGCGGCGACGACTTCCAGGCCGTCGAGACCGGCATGACCGAGGGCCACCCCTGCTTCGTCGCCAACAACGGACGGCTCGGCTTCGGCATCCACGAGTACCTGTCGTACGCCCCCGAGACCGCGAGCCCCGTCCGGCTGGTGTGGCTGGCCGCGCACCGCTCGCGGGCGGCGTTCACGGCCGGTGTCGGCATCGAGTACGAGTCCTTCGTGCGCGGCGAGCTGGGCGGCGCGACCGTCGACCGGTTCCACGGCGTCCTGCGCGAGCGCGGCCTGGACCCGGCCGACTACCTCCTCATCCCGGTCCACCCCTGGCAGTGGTGGAACAAGCTCACCGTCACCTTCGCCGCCGAGGTCGCCCGCGGGCACCTGGTCTGCCTCGGCGAGGGCGACGACGAGTACCTGGCCCAGCAGTCCATCCGCACCTTCTTCAACACCTCGCACCCCGGGAAGCACTACGTGAAGACGGCCCTGTCCGTCCTCAACATGGGCTTCATGCGCGGCCTGTCCGCGGCGTACATGGAGGCGACGCCGGCCATCAACGACTGGCTGGCGCAGCTCATCGAGGGCGACCCGGTGCTGAAGTCGACGGGCCTGTCCATCATCCGGGAGCGGGCGGCCGTCGGCTACCGGCACCTGGAGTACGAGCAGGCCACCGACCGCTACTCGCCGTACCGCAAGATGCTGGCGGCGCTGTGGCGGGAGAGCCCCGTCCCGTCCCTCCGGGACGGCGAGACGCTCGCCACGATGGCCTCCCTCGTCCACGTCGACCACGAGGGCGCGTCCTTCGCGGGCGCGCTGATCGAGCGGTCGGGCCTCGCGCCCACCGAGTGGCTGCGGCACTACCTGCGGGCTTACTTCGTCCCGCTGCTGCACAGCTTCTACGCCTACGACCTGGTCTACATGCCGCACGGCGAGAACGTGATCCTGGTCCTCAAGGACGGGGTGGTGCGGCGGGCGGTCTACAAGGACATCGCCGAGGAGATCGCGGTGATGGACCCGGACGCGGTGCTGCCGCCGGCCGTCTCCCGCATCGCCGTCGAGGTCCCCGACGACAAGAAGCTCCTGTCGATCTTCACGGACGTCTTCGACTGCTTCTTCCGCTTCCTCGCCGCGAACCTGGCGGAGGAGGGGATCCTCGACGAGGACGGCTTCTGGCGGACGGTCGCGGAAGTCACCCGCGAGTACCAGGAGTCGGTGCCGGAGCTGGCCGACAAGTTCGACCGGTACGACATGTTCGCGCCGGAGTTCGCGCTGTCCTGCCTCAACCGGCTCCAGCTGCGCGACAACAGGCAGATGGTGGACCTCGCCGACCCCTCCGGAGCACTCCAGCTCATCGGCAGCCTGAAGAACCCCATCGCGGGCCTGTAG
- a CDS encoding lysine N(6)-hydroxylase/L-ornithine N(5)-oxygenase family protein: MTALPEATMKTYDFVGIGLGPFNLGLACLTEPIAELNGVFLESKPDFEWHAGMFLDGAHLQTPFMSDLVTLADPTSPYSFLNYLKEKGRLYSFYIRENFYPLRVEYDDYCRWAANKLSSVRFSTTVTEVTYDETEELYAVATTSGDTYRARRLVLGTGTPPHVPDACRGLAGDFIHNSRYVQNRAELVKKKSITLVGSGQSAAEIYHDLLGEIDVHGYQLNWVTRSPRFFPLEYTKLTLEMTSPEYVDYYHALPEDTRYRLTAEQKGLFKGIDGDLINEIFDLLYQKKLGGPVPTRLLTNSALTDARYADGTYTLGFRQEEQGADFEIDTEGLILATGYRYTEPEFLKPVRDRLRYDSRGNLDVARNYAVDVTGSGVFLQNAGVHTHSITSPDLGMGAYRNSYIVRELLGTEYYPVEKTIAFQEFSA, translated from the coding sequence TTGACCGCGCTTCCTGAAGCCACCATGAAGACCTACGACTTCGTGGGAATCGGCCTCGGCCCCTTCAACCTCGGCCTCGCCTGCCTCACCGAGCCCATCGCCGAGCTGAACGGCGTCTTCCTGGAGTCCAAGCCGGACTTCGAGTGGCACGCCGGCATGTTCCTGGACGGCGCCCACCTCCAGACCCCGTTCATGTCGGACCTGGTCACGCTCGCCGACCCGACGTCCCCGTACTCCTTCCTCAACTACCTGAAGGAGAAGGGCCGGCTCTACTCGTTCTACATCCGGGAGAACTTCTACCCGCTGCGCGTCGAGTACGACGACTACTGCCGCTGGGCCGCGAACAAACTCAGCAGCGTCCGCTTCTCCACCACCGTCACCGAGGTGACGTACGACGAGACGGAGGAGCTGTACGCCGTCGCCACCACCTCCGGCGACACCTACCGCGCCCGCCGCCTCGTCCTCGGCACCGGCACCCCGCCGCACGTCCCCGACGCCTGCCGGGGCCTGGCCGGCGACTTCATCCACAACTCCCGGTACGTGCAGAACCGGGCGGAGCTGGTGAAGAAGAAGTCGATCACGCTGGTCGGCAGCGGCCAGTCCGCCGCCGAGATCTACCACGACCTGCTCGGCGAGATCGACGTCCACGGCTACCAGCTGAACTGGGTGACCCGCTCGCCCCGCTTCTTCCCCCTCGAATACACCAAGCTCACGCTGGAGATGACCTCCCCGGAGTACGTGGACTACTACCACGCGCTCCCCGAGGACACCCGCTACCGCCTCACCGCCGAACAGAAGGGCCTGTTCAAAGGCATCGACGGCGACCTGATCAACGAGATCTTCGACCTGCTCTACCAGAAGAAGCTCGGCGGCCCGGTCCCCACCCGCCTGCTCACCAACTCCGCGCTCACCGACGCCCGGTACGCCGACGGCACGTACACGCTGGGCTTCCGGCAGGAGGAGCAGGGCGCGGACTTCGAGATCGACACCGAGGGCCTGATCCTGGCCACCGGCTACCGGTACACCGAGCCGGAGTTCCTCAAGCCCGTCCGCGACCGGCTCCGCTACGACTCCCGGGGCAACCTGGACGTCGCCCGCAACTACGCCGTCGACGTCACGGGCAGTGGCGTGTTCCTGCAGAACGCGGGTGTCCACACGCACAGCATCACCAGTCCCGATCTGGGCATGGGTGCCTATCGCAACAGCTACATCGTCCGAGAGCTGCTCGGCACCGAGTACTACCCGGTCGAGAAGACGATCGCGTTCCAGGAGTTCAGCGCATGA
- the desA gene encoding lysine decarboxylase DesA, translating to MRSHLLNDATAEQYRRSVTEGVERVAAKLAATDRPFTGVTVDALSLRVDEIDLDQPLHDTAAVLDELEDVYLRDAVYFHHPRYLAHLNCPVVIPAVLGEAVLSAVNSSLDTWDQSAGGTLIERKLVDWTCARIGLGPAADGVFTSGGTQSNLQALLLAREEAKTDSVAKLRIFASEVSHFSVKKSAKLLGLGPDAVVSVPVDHDKRMQTVALARELERCTKDGLVPMAVVATGGTTDFGSIDPLPEIAGLCEQYGVWMHVDAAYGCGLLASLKYRDRIDGIERADSVTVDYHKSFFQPVSSSAVLVRDATTLRHATYHAEYLNPRRMVQERIPNQVDKSLQTTRRFDALKLWMTLRVMGADGIGELFDEVCDLAAEGGKLLAADPRFDVVVQPSLSTLVFRYIPAAVTDPAEIDRANLYARKALFASGDAVVAGTKVAGRHYLKFTLLNPETTTADIAAVLDLIAGHAEQYLGESLDRAS from the coding sequence ATGCGCTCGCACCTGCTCAACGACGCCACCGCGGAGCAGTACCGCCGCTCGGTGACCGAAGGAGTCGAGCGGGTGGCCGCCAAACTCGCCGCCACCGACCGTCCGTTCACCGGCGTCACGGTCGACGCCCTCTCCCTGCGCGTCGACGAGATCGACCTCGACCAGCCGCTGCACGACACGGCCGCGGTCCTCGACGAGCTGGAGGACGTCTACCTCCGCGACGCGGTCTACTTCCACCACCCCCGCTACCTCGCCCACCTCAACTGCCCGGTCGTCATCCCGGCCGTGCTCGGCGAGGCGGTGCTCTCCGCCGTCAACTCCTCCCTGGACACCTGGGACCAGTCGGCCGGCGGCACGCTCATCGAGCGCAAGCTCGTCGACTGGACCTGCGCCCGCATCGGCCTCGGCCCGGCGGCCGACGGCGTGTTCACCTCCGGCGGCACCCAGTCCAACCTCCAGGCGCTGCTGCTGGCCCGCGAGGAGGCCAAGACCGACTCCGTCGCGAAACTGCGGATCTTCGCCTCCGAGGTCAGCCACTTCAGCGTGAAGAAGTCGGCGAAACTGCTCGGCCTCGGCCCGGACGCCGTCGTGTCGGTCCCCGTGGACCACGACAAGCGCATGCAGACCGTCGCCCTCGCCCGCGAGCTGGAGCGCTGCACGAAGGACGGCCTGGTCCCCATGGCCGTCGTCGCCACCGGCGGCACCACCGACTTCGGCTCCATCGACCCGCTGCCGGAGATCGCCGGACTGTGCGAGCAGTACGGCGTGTGGATGCACGTGGACGCGGCCTACGGCTGCGGACTGCTCGCCTCCCTGAAGTACCGGGACCGCATCGACGGCATCGAGCGCGCCGACTCGGTCACCGTGGACTACCACAAGTCCTTCTTCCAGCCGGTGAGTTCGTCCGCCGTGCTGGTCCGGGACGCGACCACGCTGCGCCACGCCACCTACCACGCGGAGTACCTCAATCCGCGCCGCATGGTGCAGGAACGTATCCCCAACCAGGTGGACAAGTCCCTCCAGACCACCCGCCGCTTCGACGCGCTCAAGCTGTGGATGACGCTGCGCGTGATGGGCGCCGACGGCATCGGCGAGCTCTTCGACGAGGTGTGCGACCTGGCCGCCGAGGGCGGGAAACTGCTCGCCGCCGACCCGCGCTTCGACGTCGTGGTCCAGCCGTCGCTGTCCACGCTGGTCTTCCGCTACATACCGGCGGCCGTCACCGACCCCGCCGAGATCGACCGCGCCAACCTGTACGCCCGCAAGGCCCTGTTCGCCTCCGGCGACGCCGTGGTCGCGGGCACCAAGGTCGCCGGGCGCCACTACCTGAAGTTCACCCTGCTCAACCCCGAGACGACCACGGCCGACATCGCCGCCGTCCTCGACCTGATCGCCGGCCACGCCGAGCAGTACCTGGGAGAGTCCCTTGACCGCGCTTCCTGA
- a CDS encoding DUF4429 domain-containing protein, whose translation MAEIIQKDGTWVFDGDTLRLTPGRDKNVSLLRKELGELLVPLAALAGISFEQGKKQGRLRLRLRDGADPLLHAAAGRLTEPHDPYQLAVEPDRYGVAEYFVDEVRNALLLDQVPSGPVDTYLLPGPSVPLSVSAGDGVASFDGERVRLEWKWQAEDAKSAAGPRTLPLADIVAVEWQPTAGLENGHLRFTVRGAPSEVPPKYDPNAVELWGFKRDPLMALVAAAVQARLPHPSAPAAVEDARPARQVPAPVAAPAPAAEDDHDALLRRLRELGELHRSGVLTDEEFTLAKQAVLKRM comes from the coding sequence ATGGCGGAAATCATCCAGAAGGACGGAACGTGGGTCTTCGACGGCGACACCCTGCGGCTGACCCCCGGACGGGACAAGAACGTCAGCCTGCTCCGCAAGGAACTGGGTGAACTGCTCGTCCCGCTGGCGGCCCTGGCGGGCATATCCTTCGAGCAGGGCAAGAAGCAGGGGCGGTTGCGGCTGCGGCTGCGGGACGGCGCCGACCCGCTGCTGCACGCGGCCGCCGGCCGGCTGACCGAGCCGCACGACCCGTACCAGCTGGCCGTGGAGCCCGACCGGTACGGCGTCGCCGAGTACTTCGTGGACGAGGTGCGCAACGCCCTGCTGCTGGACCAGGTCCCGTCCGGCCCGGTGGACACGTACCTGCTGCCGGGGCCGTCCGTCCCGCTGTCGGTGTCCGCCGGGGACGGCGTCGCGAGCTTCGACGGCGAACGGGTGCGCCTGGAGTGGAAGTGGCAGGCGGAGGACGCCAAGTCGGCCGCCGGTCCGCGCACCCTGCCGCTGGCCGACATCGTCGCGGTGGAGTGGCAACCGACGGCCGGCCTGGAGAACGGTCACCTCCGCTTCACCGTGCGGGGGGCGCCGAGCGAGGTGCCGCCGAAGTACGACCCGAACGCGGTGGAGCTGTGGGGTTTCAAGCGGGACCCGCTGATGGCCCTGGTGGCGGCGGCCGTGCAGGCCCGGCTCCCGCACCCGTCCGCGCCGGCCGCCGTGGAGGACGCCCGGCCGGCCCGGCAGGTCCCCGCACCGGTCGCCGCACCGGCGCCCGCCGCCGAGGACGACCACGACGCGCTGCTGCGGCGGCTGCGTGAGCTGGGCGAACTGCACCGTTCGGGGGTGCTGACCGACGAGGAGTTCACCCTGGCCAAGCAGGCGGTACTGAAGCGGATGTAG
- a CDS encoding GNAT family N-acetyltransferase, producing the protein MSTTTPTAAGIGALTLRPLDPLKDAVLLHSWVTHPKSAFWMMQDAKLVDVERAYMEIAADEHHHAHLGLHDGVPAFLMERYDPAHRELTGLYEPQPGDVGMHFLVAPTDRPLHGFTRAVITAVMAELFADPATARVVVEPDVGNKAVHALNAAVGFVPEREIQKPEKKALLSFCTREQFEKAVSA; encoded by the coding sequence ATGAGCACCACCACCCCCACGGCCGCCGGCATCGGCGCCCTCACCCTCCGTCCCCTCGACCCCCTGAAGGACGCGGTACTGCTGCACAGCTGGGTCACGCACCCGAAGTCCGCGTTCTGGATGATGCAGGACGCGAAGCTGGTCGACGTCGAGCGCGCCTACATGGAGATAGCCGCCGACGAGCACCACCACGCCCACCTGGGCCTGCACGACGGCGTCCCCGCCTTCCTGATGGAGAGGTACGACCCGGCCCACCGCGAGCTGACCGGCCTGTACGAGCCGCAGCCGGGAGACGTCGGCATGCACTTCCTGGTCGCCCCCACCGACCGCCCGCTGCACGGGTTCACCCGCGCCGTGATCACCGCCGTGATGGCCGAGCTGTTCGCCGACCCGGCGACCGCCCGCGTCGTCGTCGAGCCGGACGTCGGCAACAAGGCCGTCCACGCCCTGAACGCAGCCGTCGGATTCGTGCCCGAGCGCGAGATCCAGAAGCCGGAGAAGAAGGCGTTGCTGAGCTTCTGCACCCGCGAGCAGTTCGAGAAGGCGGTGTCCGCATGA
- a CDS encoding siderophore-interacting protein, whose amino-acid sequence MTTAVAAPFRFFSLQVVRTRRLGPSLARVTFAGPDLHAFHSDGRDQSLSLFLPHPGQPEPAVPIELGDGWWQGWRELPDDVRAVMRSYTLRALRRDADGHTAEIDIDFVLHGVEPDSPVQAGPAARWAADAAPGDRVVLLGPAVADNRAIRFRPPEDTDLVVIWGDETAVPAACAIVEALPAGTRARVWLEVPHAEDVQDLRTAAEAEVTWLVKDAAAGPEATVATLRAAELAPAAHPYVWIAGESGRVKQLRRHFVGERGVDRRRVTFVGYWRQGLTEEQLREQG is encoded by the coding sequence ATGACGACGGCCGTGGCCGCCCCGTTCCGTTTCTTCTCCCTCCAGGTCGTACGGACGAGGCGGCTCGGCCCGTCCCTGGCCCGGGTCACCTTCGCGGGCCCCGACCTGCACGCCTTCCACTCCGACGGGCGGGACCAGTCCCTGTCGCTGTTCCTGCCGCACCCGGGGCAGCCGGAGCCCGCGGTGCCGATCGAGCTGGGGGACGGCTGGTGGCAGGGGTGGCGGGAACTGCCGGACGACGTACGGGCGGTGATGCGCTCGTACACGCTCCGGGCGCTGCGCCGGGACGCCGACGGCCACACCGCCGAGATCGACATCGACTTCGTCCTGCACGGCGTCGAGCCGGACTCGCCGGTCCAGGCGGGCCCCGCCGCCCGCTGGGCCGCCGACGCCGCTCCCGGCGACCGCGTCGTCCTGCTCGGCCCGGCGGTCGCCGACAACCGGGCGATCCGCTTCCGTCCGCCCGAGGACACCGATCTGGTGGTGATCTGGGGCGACGAGACCGCCGTACCGGCCGCCTGCGCCATCGTCGAGGCCCTGCCCGCCGGCACCCGCGCCCGGGTCTGGCTGGAGGTGCCGCACGCCGAGGACGTGCAGGACCTCCGCACGGCGGCCGAGGCCGAGGTCACCTGGCTGGTCAAGGACGCCGCCGCCGGCCCGGAGGCCACCGTCGCCACCCTCCGCGCGGCCGAACTGGCGCCCGCCGCGCACCCGTACGTCTGGATCGCCGGCGAGTCCGGCCGCGTCAAGCAGCTGCGCCGGCACTTCGTCGGCGAGCGTGGCGTCGACCGCCGCCGCGTGACCTTCGTCGGCTACTGGCGCCAGGGCCTGACGGAGGAACAGCTCCGCGAGCAGGGCTGA
- a CDS encoding ABC transporter substrate-binding protein has translation MPNARATHLTRRGILAAGGALGLGAALTACGDDDAKSGGSGDGTAAAKSGPWSFKDDRGKTVELDKVPANLVAFTGVAAALWDYGVQVKGVFGPTTTKDGKPDVQAGDLDVDKVTVLGNEWGKLNVEKYAALAPELLITTTFDTAGTLWSVPEESKDKVAKLAPSVAISVFDRQLTQPLQRMWELAESLGADMKAKKATDAKAAFEKAAARLRAAAKAKPEIRVLAGSASAELFYVSGTNLSVDLEYFKALGVNFVEPSEEAKKATGGWFESLSWENVDKYPADIIIMDDRASTIQPADITEGTWKQLPAVKAGQVIARSPEPILSYDKCTPLLDNLAEAIENAKKVG, from the coding sequence ATGCCCAACGCCAGAGCTACCCACCTCACCCGCCGCGGAATCCTCGCCGCGGGCGGCGCACTCGGCCTCGGTGCCGCGCTCACGGCCTGCGGTGACGACGACGCGAAAAGCGGTGGCTCGGGCGACGGGACCGCCGCCGCCAAGTCCGGCCCCTGGTCCTTCAAGGACGACCGCGGCAAGACCGTGGAGCTGGACAAGGTCCCGGCGAACCTCGTCGCCTTCACCGGCGTCGCCGCCGCCCTCTGGGACTACGGCGTCCAGGTCAAGGGCGTCTTCGGCCCGACCACCACGAAGGACGGCAAGCCGGACGTCCAGGCCGGCGACCTCGACGTCGACAAGGTCACCGTGCTCGGCAACGAGTGGGGCAAGCTCAACGTCGAGAAGTACGCCGCCCTCGCCCCCGAGCTGCTGATCACCACGACGTTCGACACCGCGGGCACCCTGTGGTCCGTCCCCGAGGAGTCCAAGGACAAGGTCGCCAAGCTCGCCCCGAGCGTCGCGATCTCCGTCTTCGACCGCCAGCTCACCCAGCCGCTCCAGCGCATGTGGGAGCTGGCCGAGTCCCTCGGCGCCGACATGAAGGCGAAGAAGGCCACCGACGCGAAGGCCGCCTTCGAGAAGGCCGCGGCCCGGCTGCGCGCCGCCGCGAAGGCCAAGCCCGAGATCAGGGTGCTGGCCGGTTCGGCGAGCGCCGAGCTGTTCTACGTCTCCGGCACCAACCTCTCCGTCGACCTGGAGTACTTCAAGGCGCTCGGCGTGAACTTCGTCGAACCCTCGGAGGAGGCTAAGAAGGCGACCGGCGGCTGGTTCGAGTCCCTGAGCTGGGAGAACGTCGACAAGTACCCGGCCGACATCATCATCATGGACGACCGCGCCTCCACCATCCAGCCCGCGGACATCACCGAGGGCACCTGGAAGCAGCTCCCCGCGGTCAAGGCCGGCCAGGTCATCGCCCGCTCCCCCGAGCCGATCCTGTCCTACGACAAGTGCACGCCGCTCCTGGACAACCTGGCCGAGGCGATCGAGAACGCCAAGAAGGTCGGCTGA
- a CDS encoding acyl-CoA dehydrogenase family protein produces the protein MDHKLSPELEELRRTVEEFAHDVVAPKIGDFYERHEFPYEIVREMGRMGLFGLPFPEEYGGMGGDYLALGIALEELARVDSSVAITLEAGVSLGAMPVHLFGTEEQKREWLPRLCSGEILGAFGLTEPDGGSDAGATRTTARLDEATDEWVINGTKCFITNSGTDITGLVTVTAVTGRKADGRPRISSIIVPSGTPGFTVAAPYSKVGWNASDTRELSFADVRVPAANLLGEEGRGYAQFLRILDEGRVAIAALGTGLAQGCVDESVKYAKERHAFGRPIGANQAIQFKVADMEMKAHTSRLAWRDAASRLVAGEPFKKEAALAKLYSSTVAVDNARDATQIHGGYGFMNEYPVARMWRDAKILEIGEGTSEVQRMLIARELGLAD, from the coding sequence ATGGACCACAAGCTCTCCCCCGAACTCGAGGAGCTCCGCCGCACGGTGGAGGAGTTCGCCCACGACGTCGTGGCGCCCAAGATCGGCGACTTCTACGAGCGGCACGAGTTCCCGTACGAGATCGTCCGGGAGATGGGCCGCATGGGGCTGTTCGGCCTGCCGTTCCCGGAGGAGTACGGCGGTATGGGCGGCGACTACCTGGCGCTCGGCATCGCGCTGGAGGAGCTGGCCCGCGTCGACTCGTCGGTGGCGATCACGCTGGAGGCGGGCGTCTCGCTGGGGGCCATGCCGGTCCACCTGTTCGGTACCGAGGAGCAGAAGCGCGAGTGGCTGCCCCGGCTGTGCTCCGGGGAGATCCTGGGCGCCTTCGGCCTGACCGAGCCGGACGGCGGCTCGGACGCGGGCGCGACGCGCACGACGGCCCGCCTCGACGAGGCGACCGACGAGTGGGTCATCAACGGCACCAAGTGCTTCATCACCAACTCCGGCACGGACATCACCGGTCTGGTGACGGTCACGGCGGTCACCGGCCGCAAGGCGGACGGCCGTCCGCGGATCTCGTCGATCATCGTCCCGTCCGGCACGCCGGGCTTCACGGTCGCCGCCCCGTACTCGAAGGTCGGCTGGAACGCGTCGGACACCCGTGAGCTGTCCTTCGCCGACGTCCGGGTCCCGGCGGCGAACCTGCTGGGCGAGGAGGGCCGCGGCTACGCGCAGTTCCTGCGCATCCTCGACGAGGGCCGCGTCGCCATCGCCGCGCTGGGCACGGGCCTGGCGCAGGGCTGTGTGGACGAGTCGGTGAAGTACGCGAAGGAACGTCACGCCTTCGGCAGGCCCATCGGCGCCAACCAGGCCATCCAGTTCAAGGTCGCCGACATGGAGATGAAGGCCCACACCTCCCGCCTCGCCTGGCGTGACGCGGCCTCCCGGCTGGTGGCGGGCGAGCCGTTCAAGAAGGAGGCGGCGCTGGCGAAGCTGTACTCCTCGACGGTGGCCGTGGACAACGCCCGTGACGCGACGCAGATCCACGGCGGCTACGGCTTCATGAACGAGTACCCGGTGGCCCGCATGTGGCGGGACGCGAAGATCCTGGAGATCGGCGAGGGCACCAGCGAGGTCCAGCGGATGCTGATCGCACGGGAGTTGGGCCTGGCCGACTAG